One window of Robiginitalea biformata HTCC2501 genomic DNA carries:
- a CDS encoding carboxypeptidase-like regulatory domain-containing protein, with product MKNPLLLFLLLAVTLPASAQDTSAAGIFKARVINAQTDQPLESVHVINLNQVVGTITDRQGEFAIRAAVNDTLYFSYLGFKSQKIRVTNDMFKFEDTDIALTELAYALEEVIVQPYQLTGYLEIDVKNLPINTAYQYSISGLPVSYESGSKSPSAVTKVLGAIMNPADLLRNLFGRHPRQMRKLRQIKEDDRIRDLLASKFDRETLTELLQLQKVDIEDILTNCNYSSSFIRTANDLQILDALSSCYEEYKVLNRQK from the coding sequence ATGAAGAACCCCCTGCTTTTATTCCTGCTCCTGGCAGTTACCCTTCCGGCAAGCGCCCAGGATACATCGGCAGCCGGCATTTTTAAGGCCCGCGTGATCAACGCGCAGACCGATCAGCCCCTGGAGAGCGTTCACGTCATCAATTTGAACCAGGTGGTCGGGACCATTACGGACCGACAGGGGGAATTCGCCATCCGGGCAGCCGTCAACGACACGCTCTACTTTTCCTATCTGGGGTTTAAGTCGCAAAAGATCCGGGTAACCAACGACATGTTTAAGTTCGAGGATACCGACATCGCCCTGACCGAGCTCGCCTATGCCCTGGAAGAAGTCATCGTACAGCCCTACCAGCTTACGGGCTACCTGGAGATAGACGTTAAAAACCTGCCCATCAATACGGCCTACCAGTACAGCATCTCCGGCCTGCCCGTGAGCTATGAGTCCGGGAGCAAAAGCCCGAGTGCGGTTACCAAGGTCCTGGGGGCCATCATGAACCCGGCAGACTTGCTCCGCAACCTCTTTGGCAGGCACCCGCGCCAGATGCGCAAGCTCAGGCAAATCAAGGAAGACGATCGGATCCGGGACCTGCTGGCCTCGAAGTTCGACCGGGAAACCCTGACCGAACTCCTGCAGCTGCAGAAGGTGGATATCGAGGATATACTCACCAATTGCAACTATTCCAGTTCGTTTATCCGCACGGCAAATGACCTGCAGATCCTGGACGCCCTGAGCAGTTGTTACGAAGAGTACAAGGTGCTCAACCGCCAAAAATAA
- a CDS encoding alpha-amylase family glycosyl hydrolase, whose product MHRLLLILALSVSIYSCKPEPKTAQLPATEQVADQGRDSVPFLWEAANIYFLLTDRFRNGNPENDLNFDRVNPTGPLRGFMGGDLAGITEKIKDGYFTDLGINAIWFTPVVEQVHGDTDEGTGNTYAYHGYWAKDWTALDPNFGTRDELAELVAAAHAKGIRILMDVVLNHTGPVTGEDPAWPESWVRLDPTCNFEDYQGTTACTLVENLPDIRTESSEAVVLPDALLAKWKAEGRLSEELDELQVFFDRTGYPRAPRYYIIKWLTDYVNDLGIDGFRVDTAKHVNEDAWSELYREAAYAFQSWKRKHPGKVLDDTPFYMVGEVYGYGASSGRDYDFGDRTVDYFDHGFKSLINFELKSDAGQSYDRIFEKYSTLLHDDLNGLGIVNYLSSHDDGSPFDPDRSKPFRSANILLLTPGASQVYYGDESARGLVVEGTVGDATLRSFMNWEELDSLPEKQEILAHWQKLGQFRNHHPAIGAGRHKRLASQPYVFSRTYTDGDYRDKVAVGLDLPEGPKSLYVRGFFGDGTVLRDAYSGSEATVSGGRVELDTPYPIALLELAD is encoded by the coding sequence ATGCATAGACTCCTGCTGATTCTGGCGCTATCGGTTAGTATTTACAGCTGTAAACCCGAACCAAAAACAGCGCAGTTACCGGCAACGGAGCAAGTGGCAGATCAGGGCCGGGACAGCGTCCCCTTCCTCTGGGAGGCAGCGAACATCTACTTCCTGCTCACCGACCGGTTCCGCAACGGGAATCCGGAAAACGACCTGAATTTTGATCGCGTCAACCCCACCGGGCCCCTCCGCGGGTTTATGGGTGGCGACCTGGCCGGCATTACCGAGAAAATAAAAGACGGATATTTTACCGACCTGGGCATCAATGCCATCTGGTTTACCCCCGTAGTGGAGCAGGTGCACGGGGACACGGACGAAGGGACGGGCAACACATATGCCTACCACGGGTACTGGGCGAAGGACTGGACGGCCCTGGATCCGAATTTCGGTACCCGGGACGAACTGGCAGAACTGGTGGCAGCTGCCCACGCCAAAGGGATCCGCATACTGATGGACGTGGTCCTGAACCACACGGGTCCGGTTACCGGGGAGGATCCGGCCTGGCCGGAGTCCTGGGTACGTCTGGACCCCACCTGCAATTTTGAGGATTACCAGGGAACCACCGCCTGTACCCTGGTGGAGAACCTGCCGGATATCCGAACGGAATCGTCGGAAGCCGTCGTGCTGCCGGATGCGCTCCTGGCCAAGTGGAAGGCGGAAGGCCGGCTGAGCGAGGAATTGGACGAATTGCAGGTGTTCTTTGACCGCACGGGCTACCCCAGGGCACCGCGGTACTACATCATCAAATGGCTGACCGACTATGTCAACGACCTGGGCATCGACGGTTTCCGCGTAGATACGGCCAAACACGTCAATGAAGACGCCTGGTCGGAATTGTACCGGGAAGCCGCCTACGCATTCCAGAGCTGGAAGCGCAAACATCCCGGGAAGGTCCTGGATGACACCCCGTTTTATATGGTTGGGGAAGTGTACGGCTATGGGGCTTCCTCAGGCCGCGACTACGATTTTGGCGACCGGACGGTGGATTACTTTGACCACGGCTTTAAAAGCCTGATCAATTTTGAACTAAAATCGGACGCCGGGCAATCCTATGACCGGATCTTCGAAAAATACAGCACCCTCCTCCACGACGACCTCAACGGACTGGGAATCGTCAATTACCTGAGTTCGCACGACGATGGCAGCCCCTTTGACCCGGACCGGTCCAAACCTTTCCGCTCCGCCAATATCCTGCTGCTCACCCCTGGCGCCTCACAGGTTTACTACGGGGACGAAAGCGCCCGGGGGTTGGTGGTGGAAGGCACCGTAGGCGACGCCACGCTGCGTTCGTTCATGAACTGGGAAGAACTGGACAGCCTCCCGGAGAAACAGGAGATCCTGGCCCATTGGCAGAAACTTGGCCAATTCCGGAACCACCATCCGGCTATCGGGGCCGGCAGGCACAAACGGCTTGCCAGCCAGCCGTATGTATTCAGCCGCACCTATACGGACGGCGACTATCGGGATAAGGTGGCCGTTGGCCTGGATTTACCCGAAGGGCCAAAATCGCTCTATGTACGTGGGTTTTTCGGGGACGGCACCGTCCTGAGGGATGCCTATTCGGGCAGCGAAGCCACGGTTAGCGGCGGCCGGGTGGAGCTCGATACGCCCTACCCCATCGCCCTGCTGGAACTGGCGGATTAA
- a CDS encoding VOC family protein, translated as MEQNFVGWFEIPVRDMDRAKKFYESVLDIEIQLNDMHDLKMGWFPFAPEKPGASGSLVYHKDFYEPSDSKGVMIYLSCGDVAVTLDKITKAGGKVLQEKKQISPDHGYMGLFIDSEGNRMALHSRQ; from the coding sequence ATGGAACAGAATTTTGTAGGCTGGTTCGAGATCCCTGTCAGGGATATGGACCGGGCCAAAAAGTTTTACGAATCGGTCCTCGATATCGAGATTCAGCTAAACGACATGCACGACCTCAAGATGGGGTGGTTCCCGTTTGCACCCGAGAAGCCGGGCGCTTCGGGATCCCTGGTGTACCACAAGGATTTCTACGAGCCAAGCGATTCCAAGGGAGTAATGATTTACCTTTCCTGCGGGGATGTGGCGGTAACCCTGGATAAAATTACCAAAGCCGGAGGCAAGGTCCTCCAGGAGAAAAAACAAATCTCGCCGGACCACGGGTACATGGGGCTGTTTATCGATTCGGAAGGAAACCGGATGGCGCTGCATTCCCGCCAATAG
- a CDS encoding SRPBCC family protein yields the protein MTFIYILAAILVLLIILYLIAPARYDVSRNILINRPPAVVFEYLKYLKNQDEWSPWAKRDPDMKKEYRGTDGTVGFVSSWEGNKEVGAGEQEITRIQEGSRIESELRFLKPWKSTSDAYIEVEPAAGDATRVRWGFSGQNGFPMRLMMLVMSMDKMVGKDFEEGLASLKTRLESKE from the coding sequence ATGACTTTTATCTATATCCTGGCAGCCATCCTGGTGCTGCTTATTATCCTGTACCTTATTGCCCCTGCCCGATACGATGTATCCAGGAACATTCTGATCAACCGCCCCCCGGCTGTAGTTTTTGAGTATTTAAAGTATCTGAAAAACCAGGATGAATGGTCGCCCTGGGCGAAACGGGACCCGGATATGAAGAAGGAGTACCGGGGTACGGACGGCACCGTGGGCTTTGTGAGTTCCTGGGAGGGGAACAAGGAAGTGGGGGCCGGGGAGCAGGAAATCACACGCATCCAGGAAGGTTCCCGAATCGAGAGCGAGTTGCGGTTTTTGAAGCCCTGGAAATCCACCTCGGATGCCTACATTGAAGTGGAGCCTGCCGCAGGGGACGCTACCCGGGTCCGCTGGGGTTTTTCCGGGCAGAACGGATTCCCCATGCGGTTGATGATGCTGGTGATGAGCATGGATAAAATGGTGGGCAAGGATTTTGAGGAGGGGCTGGCCTCCCTGAAAACGCGGCTCGAAAGCAAGGAGTGA
- a CDS encoding TrmH family RNA methyltransferase: protein MDFGLLEYLEEFLTEQRRNRFLEVLANRTRYITVALQDVYQLHNASAVIRSCDIFGIQDAHLIEERFGNRLDKNIAMGAQRWVDIHRYKSTDACVHALREKGYRIVATSPHQGSVSPEALPLDTPVAVFFGTEKEGLSEGLIRQADAAIQIPMVGFTESLNVSVAAAIVLRELGTRLRKSELPWRLTEAEILEKRLDWAQKTIKSAPEIIAHYRRTH, encoded by the coding sequence ATGGATTTTGGCCTGCTGGAATATTTGGAGGAATTTCTAACTGAACAGCGGCGCAATCGTTTCCTCGAAGTTCTCGCAAACCGGACGCGATATATCACCGTGGCGCTGCAGGACGTCTATCAACTGCACAATGCGAGCGCAGTGATCCGCTCCTGCGATATTTTCGGCATCCAGGATGCCCACCTGATTGAGGAACGGTTTGGCAACCGCCTGGATAAGAATATCGCAATGGGGGCCCAGCGATGGGTGGACATCCATCGTTACAAATCCACGGATGCGTGCGTCCATGCCCTCCGGGAAAAGGGGTACCGGATTGTGGCGACCAGTCCGCACCAGGGGAGCGTCTCCCCGGAGGCACTCCCGCTGGACACCCCGGTGGCCGTATTTTTCGGCACGGAAAAGGAAGGCCTGAGCGAAGGTCTCATCCGGCAGGCGGATGCCGCAATCCAGATTCCCATGGTGGGGTTTACAGAAAGCCTGAATGTCTCCGTAGCGGCTGCCATCGTCCTGCGGGAACTGGGAACCCGCCTGCGTAAATCCGAATTGCCCTGGCGCCTTACCGAAGCGGAAATCCTGGAGAAACGACTGGACTGGGCTCAGAAAACAATTAAGTCTGCCCCGGAGATCATCGCCCATTACCGGAGAACTCACTGA
- a CDS encoding SIR2 family NAD-dependent protein deacylase, giving the protein MKRLVVLSGAGMSADSGIRTFRDAGGLWEGHPVEQVATPEGFRQDPRRVLDFYNQRRRQLSEVAPNKGHLALAKMEQHYHTTIVTQNVDDLHERAGSSRVLHLHGELLKARSTGPNARVFPWFEDIVLGDTCPDGFQLRPHIVWFGEEVPMLQRAAEVTAQADVLIIVGTSMQVYPAAGLVHYKKEGVPLYFVDPDPQMAPGEHGNLEIIRERASVGLPILANRLRPGDSG; this is encoded by the coding sequence ATGAAGCGCCTGGTGGTTCTCAGCGGGGCCGGGATGAGCGCCGACAGCGGGATACGGACATTCCGGGATGCAGGCGGGCTTTGGGAAGGTCACCCGGTAGAGCAGGTAGCCACTCCCGAAGGATTCCGCCAGGACCCCCGGCGCGTCCTGGATTTCTACAACCAGCGCCGCCGTCAGCTATCGGAAGTGGCCCCCAACAAGGGGCATTTGGCGTTGGCGAAAATGGAGCAACACTACCACACCACCATCGTCACCCAGAATGTAGACGACTTGCACGAACGTGCCGGCAGCAGCCGCGTACTGCACTTACACGGGGAACTCCTCAAGGCGCGGAGTACCGGGCCGAATGCACGCGTATTCCCCTGGTTCGAAGACATCGTGCTGGGGGATACCTGCCCGGACGGATTCCAATTGCGGCCCCACATTGTCTGGTTTGGCGAGGAAGTGCCCATGTTGCAACGGGCGGCTGAGGTAACCGCCCAGGCCGATGTTTTGATCATCGTAGGCACCTCCATGCAGGTGTATCCGGCAGCCGGGCTGGTCCATTATAAAAAAGAGGGAGTCCCGCTGTATTTTGTGGACCCGGATCCGCAGATGGCGCCGGGGGAACACGGGAACCTGGAAATAATCCGGGAGCGCGCTTCGGTGGGGCTGCCTATTTTGGCGAACCGTTTACGGCCAGGCGACTCCGGCTAA
- a CDS encoding heme-binding domain-containing protein, translated as MKLGKKIAWALLIVFVGMQFFQPDKNEDTSDHLATFLSETNPPDQVEHLLKTSCFDCHSNHTVYPWYNRVAPVSYWLADHIDHGKGHLNFSEWDTYDAGEKDHKLEEVVETVESGEMPLREYTWTHAEARLTESQRNAILEWARLSRSRLAVNGSPK; from the coding sequence ATGAAATTAGGAAAAAAAATTGCCTGGGCACTGCTCATTGTGTTTGTCGGCATGCAGTTCTTCCAGCCGGACAAAAATGAAGATACTTCAGACCACCTGGCCACCTTCCTCAGCGAAACCAATCCGCCCGACCAGGTGGAGCACCTCCTGAAAACGAGCTGTTTCGATTGCCACAGCAACCATACGGTCTATCCCTGGTACAACCGCGTAGCGCCGGTCTCCTATTGGCTGGCCGACCACATTGACCACGGCAAGGGGCACCTGAATTTCTCGGAGTGGGATACCTATGATGCCGGGGAGAAAGACCACAAGCTCGAAGAGGTTGTGGAAACCGTGGAATCCGGCGAAATGCCGTTGCGGGAATATACCTGGACCCATGCCGAGGCCCGGCTGACGGAGTCTCAGCGCAACGCCATCCTGGAATGGGCGCGGCTTAGCCGGAGTCGCCTGGCCGTAAACGGTTCGCCAAAATAG
- the purB gene encoding adenylosuccinate lyase produces the protein MAHDPLYAISPVDGRYRDKINSLEDYFSEAALIRYRVRIEIEYFIALCELPLPQLRDVKPEVFGDLRKLYREFDRADARAVKEIEKTTNHDVKAVEYFIKERFDELGLSDYKEFIHFGLTSQDINNTAIPLSLQEAVNEVYVPALEEVREKIGELAGQWRDVSMLARTHGQPASPTRLGKEIEVYAVRLREQFNLLNDVPCAAKFGGATGNFNAHHVAYPDIDWKAFGRKFVQDRLGLHYSFPTTQIEHYDHMAALFDGLKRINTILIDLDRDFWSYISMDYFKQQIKKGEVGSSAMPHKVNPIDFENSEGNLGIANALFEHLAGKLPVSRLQRDLTDSTVLRNIGVPLAHTLIAFRATLKGLGKLLLNAPRIAADLEANWAVVAEAIQTILRREGYPNPYEALKGLTRTNQAITAETMSEFIDTLEVSEGVKKELRAIRPENYTGV, from the coding sequence ATGGCCCACGATCCACTATACGCTATCTCTCCCGTCGACGGTCGGTACCGGGATAAAATAAACTCCCTCGAGGACTATTTTTCAGAAGCCGCCCTGATCCGTTACCGTGTCCGCATAGAAATCGAATATTTTATCGCCCTGTGCGAACTGCCGCTCCCGCAGCTCCGGGACGTGAAGCCGGAAGTCTTCGGGGATTTGCGAAAGCTGTATCGGGAGTTCGACCGCGCAGATGCCCGTGCTGTAAAAGAAATCGAAAAGACCACCAACCACGACGTGAAAGCCGTGGAATATTTTATCAAGGAGCGATTCGATGAACTGGGACTGTCCGACTACAAGGAATTTATCCATTTTGGCCTTACCTCCCAGGATATAAACAATACGGCCATCCCGCTTTCCCTGCAGGAAGCGGTCAACGAGGTCTATGTACCCGCCCTAGAGGAGGTGCGCGAAAAAATCGGCGAACTGGCCGGGCAGTGGCGGGATGTATCCATGCTGGCCCGGACCCACGGGCAACCGGCTTCGCCAACCCGACTCGGCAAGGAAATCGAGGTCTACGCCGTCCGCCTCCGGGAACAATTCAACCTGTTGAACGACGTGCCCTGCGCCGCCAAATTCGGCGGGGCTACCGGCAACTTCAACGCGCACCATGTCGCCTACCCGGATATTGACTGGAAGGCGTTTGGAAGGAAATTTGTCCAGGACCGCCTCGGGCTGCACTACTCCTTCCCGACCACCCAGATTGAACACTACGACCATATGGCCGCCCTGTTCGACGGGCTGAAGCGCATCAACACGATTCTGATAGACCTGGACCGGGATTTTTGGAGCTACATCTCCATGGATTACTTCAAACAGCAGATCAAAAAAGGGGAAGTGGGTTCCTCCGCCATGCCGCATAAGGTCAACCCCATCGATTTTGAGAACAGCGAGGGGAACCTGGGTATTGCAAACGCCCTGTTTGAGCACCTGGCTGGCAAGTTGCCGGTTTCCCGGCTGCAACGGGACCTGACCGACAGTACGGTTCTCCGGAATATCGGCGTACCCCTGGCCCATACGCTCATCGCTTTCCGGGCCACGCTGAAAGGCCTGGGCAAACTCCTGTTAAACGCCCCGCGTATTGCGGCGGACCTGGAGGCCAACTGGGCAGTGGTGGCCGAGGCAATCCAAACCATCCTGAGACGGGAAGGATACCCGAACCCCTACGAAGCCCTCAAGGGCCTAACGCGCACGAATCAGGCCATTACGGCCGAAACCATGTCCGAATTCATCGACACCCTGGAGGTGTCCGAAGGGGTGAAAAAGGAACTTCGGGCCATCCGCCCGGAAAATTACACCGGGGTATAA
- a CDS encoding DUF4252 domain-containing protein, producing the protein MKRKITFGSLLAGLASLLLFMGCSGTQSLQEYYVDNSENPNFLVLDVPANILKLDEAALSETEKQALRSLRKLNILTFRKTDANAQSYEEESAKVKAILKDSEFKELMKLNTKYGRGVVKYLGDEDAIDEVVIYGDSRENGFAVIRVLGKNMNPAYFVQLLQAIENADLEGEGLSELAFLING; encoded by the coding sequence ATGAAACGTAAAATTACATTTGGCTCACTGCTGGCGGGACTTGCGTCCCTCTTGCTGTTTATGGGTTGCTCCGGCACCCAGAGCCTGCAGGAATACTATGTGGACAATTCGGAAAACCCGAATTTCCTGGTGCTCGATGTCCCGGCCAATATCCTGAAACTCGACGAAGCCGCGCTGAGTGAAACGGAGAAACAGGCTCTCAGATCCCTGCGGAAACTCAATATCCTGACCTTTCGAAAAACGGATGCGAACGCCCAGTCCTATGAGGAGGAAAGCGCCAAGGTTAAAGCGATCCTGAAGGATTCCGAGTTCAAGGAACTGATGAAGCTCAACACCAAGTACGGACGTGGGGTGGTCAAATACCTGGGCGACGAGGATGCCATCGACGAGGTGGTGATCTACGGCGACAGCAGGGAAAACGGGTTTGCGGTAATCCGCGTGCTCGGGAAGAATATGAACCCGGCCTACTTCGTCCAACTGCTCCAGGCTATCGAAAATGCCGACCTGGAAGGGGAGGGGCTTTCGGAACTCGCTTTCCTGATCAATGGCTGA
- a CDS encoding DUF4252 domain-containing protein: MKKYVIIALMLIAPLAASSQSIFDKYEEMDEVSSVIVNKNMFELLIKMDVDVDDPEAKEFMDIAKSLNGVKVFITEDSGVSADMKATVDRYLKSASLSELMRVKDKDANVKFYIREGKDSDHVSELLMFVTGIKNMDLEVNDRQIETVLLTLTGDIDLTKIGALTRKMNLPEELNKAEKKSNK; the protein is encoded by the coding sequence ATGAAAAAGTATGTAATAATTGCCCTGATGCTCATTGCGCCCCTGGCCGCTTCCTCCCAGTCGATTTTTGACAAGTACGAGGAAATGGACGAGGTGAGCTCCGTGATCGTCAACAAGAACATGTTTGAACTCCTGATCAAGATGGACGTGGACGTGGATGACCCGGAGGCGAAGGAGTTTATGGACATCGCCAAGAGCCTGAACGGCGTGAAGGTCTTTATCACTGAAGACAGCGGGGTATCTGCGGACATGAAAGCCACCGTGGACCGCTACCTGAAGTCTGCCTCCCTGAGCGAGCTGATGCGGGTGAAGGACAAGGATGCCAATGTGAAGTTCTATATCCGCGAGGGAAAGGACAGCGATCATGTGAGCGAATTGCTGATGTTCGTAACCGGCATCAAGAACATGGACCTCGAGGTGAATGACCGGCAGATCGAAACGGTGCTGCTGACCCTTACCGGCGATATCGACCTGACCAAGATCGGTGCGCTGACCCGGAAGATGAACCTTCCCGAGGAACTCAACAAGGCCGAGAAAAAATCGAATAAATAA
- a CDS encoding RNA polymerase sigma factor, whose product MTQAEFLQIVMPFKDKLYRVAKRLLISSEEAEDATQEILMKLWAGKKKMGRYKNVEAFAMTMTKNFCLDRLKSKQSGNLKLVHSNYADNGHSSLQQQVEARDSVGWVERIMDELPEQQRLILQLRDVESYEYEEIEKLMDMKPTAVRVALSRARKAVRDKLIEKHRYGIG is encoded by the coding sequence ATGACACAGGCTGAGTTCTTGCAGATCGTAATGCCTTTTAAGGATAAACTGTACCGCGTAGCTAAGCGGTTGCTGATTTCCTCCGAAGAGGCCGAGGACGCCACCCAGGAAATCCTGATGAAACTCTGGGCGGGAAAGAAGAAAATGGGCCGGTATAAAAATGTCGAGGCTTTCGCCATGACAATGACCAAGAATTTTTGCCTCGACCGGTTAAAGTCCAAACAATCCGGCAACCTGAAGCTGGTGCACAGCAATTACGCGGACAATGGGCATTCTTCCCTGCAACAGCAGGTGGAGGCCCGGGACAGTGTGGGCTGGGTGGAGCGGATTATGGACGAATTGCCGGAACAACAGCGGCTCATCCTCCAGTTGCGGGACGTGGAGTCCTACGAATACGAGGAAATTGAAAAACTGATGGATATGAAGCCAACCGCCGTTCGCGTGGCCCTTTCCAGGGCGCGGAAGGCCGTTCGCGATAAATTAATAGAAAAGCATCGTTATGGAATTGGATAA
- a CDS encoding S41 family peptidase has translation MKKLVYLLVGLLMLSCSKDDDANPGPDPQPVGDTNVQDFMWQAMNLWYFWQGDVADLADDRFGTDAEYSEFLDSEDSPTAFFENRLRFVEDRFSFYSDDYTELTQNLAGISRSNGLEFGLIYDDANGNSQLDDTDPIFGVVRYVVNGSNAATADIGRGEIFVGVDGTMLNGGNYADLLFGENATYTLMMADYNGGDPVVNGKEVTLTKEEGLAENPVYIVKSFEIGADRIGYLMYNGFTNEYDEDLNDAFGSLVADGVTDLVLDLRYNSGGSVNSSRLLSSMIYGRNPNDLYLRQRWNDKIQEAFTRDDPNALDDYFATQTGAGSVINTLNLQRVYILTTGSTASASELVINGLDPYIEVIQIGTTTTGKNEFSLTMVDDPGRPGAPFIYSASRENQIDPENNWAIQPLVGRNENAVGFSDYTAGFAPEIELREDLGNMGVLGDDDEPLLARAIQEITGVSAKRSWQPERPIEAFTHNGMFTPMRNNMVLDKDIQLPPSLLERMPQQ, from the coding sequence ATGAAGAAGCTAGTATATCTGCTGGTGGGTCTGTTGATGCTCTCCTGCAGCAAGGATGACGATGCCAATCCCGGACCGGACCCGCAGCCCGTTGGCGATACGAATGTGCAGGATTTTATGTGGCAGGCCATGAACCTCTGGTATTTCTGGCAGGGAGACGTGGCAGACCTGGCAGATGACCGGTTTGGCACGGATGCGGAATACAGCGAATTCCTCGATTCGGAAGATAGCCCAACCGCATTTTTTGAAAACCGCCTGCGGTTTGTGGAGGACCGCTTCAGTTTTTACAGTGACGACTACACGGAACTTACCCAGAACCTGGCGGGAATTTCCCGGAGCAACGGGCTGGAGTTCGGGCTGATTTACGACGACGCAAACGGAAACAGCCAACTGGACGATACGGATCCGATTTTCGGCGTGGTCCGCTATGTGGTCAACGGCTCGAATGCCGCCACGGCGGATATCGGACGGGGGGAGATCTTCGTGGGCGTGGATGGGACGATGCTCAACGGCGGCAATTACGCGGACCTCCTGTTCGGGGAAAACGCCACCTATACGCTGATGATGGCCGACTACAATGGGGGGGACCCGGTTGTCAACGGCAAGGAAGTGACCCTGACCAAGGAAGAAGGGCTCGCCGAGAACCCGGTGTATATCGTCAAGTCCTTTGAGATCGGGGCCGATAGAATCGGATACCTGATGTATAACGGCTTTACCAATGAATACGACGAAGACCTGAACGATGCCTTTGGGAGCCTGGTGGCCGACGGGGTTACCGACCTGGTCCTCGATTTGCGCTATAACAGCGGGGGGTCCGTCAATTCGTCCCGCCTGCTGTCGAGTATGATTTACGGCCGGAATCCGAACGATTTATACCTCAGGCAACGCTGGAATGACAAAATTCAGGAAGCCTTTACCAGGGACGACCCGAATGCCCTGGACGATTATTTCGCCACCCAGACCGGGGCCGGGTCGGTTATCAATACGCTGAACCTCCAGCGCGTCTATATCCTTACCACCGGCAGTACTGCTTCGGCCAGCGAACTGGTAATCAACGGCCTGGACCCCTATATAGAGGTCATCCAGATCGGGACAACCACCACCGGGAAAAACGAATTTTCGCTAACCATGGTGGACGACCCGGGACGACCCGGTGCACCGTTTATCTACAGTGCCAGCCGTGAAAACCAGATTGACCCGGAAAATAACTGGGCCATCCAGCCCCTGGTTGGACGGAATGAGAACGCCGTCGGTTTCTCCGATTATACGGCCGGTTTTGCCCCGGAAATTGAACTCCGGGAAGACCTCGGGAACATGGGCGTCCTCGGGGATGACGACGAGCCCCTGCTGGCCCGCGCCATACAGGAAATCACCGGCGTATCGGCCAAAAGGAGCTGGCAGCCCGAGCGTCCTATTGAGGCCTTTACCCATAACGGGATGTTCACGCCCATGCGGAACAATATGGTGCTGGACAAGGACATCCAACTGCCGCCGAGCCTGCTGGAACGCATGCCCCAACAATAA